The following are encoded in a window of Deltaproteobacteria bacterium genomic DNA:
- a CDS encoding restriction endonuclease subunit S, producing MKIKLKDMALIQMGYSFRARLESIDTGTVSVIQMKDLTDRNRVECKTLMLVDMEKPKEHHLVKPGDLIFRSRGLTTTSAILLDDPGTAVVAAPLLRIRVNDRDILPEYLNWFISQKPAQTFFSSQAKGTAQKMISKETLEGLEVFVPPLDRQRAIFTTASLAEEEQHIMEKLAEKRRQYVSITLIRLAQGA from the coding sequence GTGAAGATTAAATTAAAAGATATGGCATTAATTCAAATGGGGTATTCGTTTCGGGCTCGGCTTGAATCTATCGATACCGGGACGGTATCCGTCATCCAGATGAAGGACCTGACCGATCGGAACCGTGTTGAGTGCAAAACTCTGATGTTGGTTGACATGGAAAAGCCCAAGGAGCATCATCTGGTGAAGCCGGGCGATCTTATTTTCCGATCCAGAGGTTTGACAACTACGTCGGCGATCCTTTTAGATGATCCGGGCACGGCTGTGGTGGCTGCACCCCTTTTGAGGATCAGGGTGAACGATCGTGACATTCTGCCCGAGTATCTGAACTGGTTTATCAGCCAGAAGCCGGCACAAACTTTTTTTTCGAGTCAGGCCAAAGGGACCGCCCAAAAGATGATCAGCAAAGAGACGCTGGAGGGACTCGAAGTATTTGTCCCCCCCCTTGATCGGCAAAGGGCCATTTTCACAACGGCCTCTTTGGCGGAGGAAGAACAGCATATCATGGAAAAACTGGCTGAAAAACGCAGGCAGTATGTTTCGATCACTTTAATTCGCCTGGCACAAGGAGCATAA